From the genome of Solea senegalensis isolate Sse05_10M linkage group LG21, IFAPA_SoseM_1, whole genome shotgun sequence:
GTAACATAGAGAGAGGCTGCAgtaggagcagcagctcctgaaaCAAGGGCTGACACCGTCCCAGTGACATTGACAGGAACCCCCAAGAATGATAGTATGTTGTCACCACAtctgtggaaataaaaaaataaagtgttcaaCAAAAGTCATTATTTAACATAGACATACACAAGCACGACATTATCGGTACGATAtcggtattggcagatattggctttaaaatgtattatcagatattGGCAAAAACACACTAAGATCTGCCTATATCACTAATGACATTAGGCTAAATAAGCTGCTACCCCCTTGACTTCTAGCGCCCTCTACTGCTACGACATGAAAATATTACGCTCATTTCATTACAGAGGAGACTGAATGTCCTCAGCAGTTGGGCACAGggaaaaatatacatatattgttaTCAGTTATCCACTCAAGCACTCCCAATATATCGGCATATATGGCATATATGATATCCTATCATTGATTATTGAAAGAATTTCACAAAATATCGGGAAaccttaaaaacttaaaaaatacaGTATCCGATGTGCAAACACATCAGACCATTTGAAGCAATGaacaagttgtccagcagagggcacaaAGAGTGCAGAGGGAAGACaacaaacaactaaacaaacattttcctaTATTGTGTGAGTTTGAAACTGCTTATTATCACTACATACAAAGTATATAAATGGGAGAGATAAAGgactataaataaaacactgtgcacTCACTTTTTTGACTGTGAAGGAGACTGAGCCAGAATTCCAGGCCTCGTAGgctgaaaaagtaaaaacatcaaCAGATTTAATTTTTGTCGCCAACAGAAATttgatctgtgtttttcagcattaataatacatataaagGTAATTTTATTACTTACTTAAGCAAGCCTATTAAGAAGGCTCTGAGTCTCATACAGTGGCTGGTGAGATGAGGACACTGTTGGATTTTTAAGACCAAGCTGTGGAGAACTTTAGTGGATGAACCTGTCATTAAAGAGTCAACATCACAAAAGTAAGTGTTAAATGTTACTTACTTTGCAAAACTCAGCTAAAGGGAATTTGGGACAGTCATGCTTTAGTTACATACAAGTAGTGATCCTCGTGGAGACTTCAACCACAGTCCAGCAGTGGTTGCGACGCTGTCCAATAATGAGATCCAGGTTGTGATCCTTAAGTCCGTCTTCCAGAATTCTTTGGATTGATGGACACAAATGTTTCAGTACCAGACCTGCAATTGTGGGACTGCAGGAGCTGTTACCAAGACGCAtctgtgacacacaaaaaaaaggtcaggaAATACAAGACAGTTTATTTTCCTGCTGACGCAACATAAGCAAGTATCACTTTGGCACTTTTCCAGCGTGGGACGTCATTTAAGGTCCTCAGCGCTGCAAGTTCATACCTTTTCTTCCggatctctgctgctgccaaaaTGAGCCATGATCAAATCCACTGCCCTGCTCACAGACCTGAGCAGACCTTCCAcattggaaaagaaaaacatttttaaggttaaactgcattctttttttttcaggggACAAAAATCAGCTCAGGAGGATATGACGTTTTTGGGCAGAAATGTGTTGCATTCCTACTTTATGTTTataattctgtgtgtttttaatactCTGCACTTAGTTCTAGTTCTCACATTTTTAGTGTTAATCCAGTTATAAAAGTAAAGATGAGAGAAAAGTCTGCAAATATGGTGGAGCTATTTACAGCGATCTGCAGCGGTGTAATGTCTATAACACCCTTGAAACAAgttggtttgcacttccagatTTTCTTCCACTTTAATAAAATAGTGaattttttaaagattttctcTGCTAACTGGGTCAGTGCCTGAAGAAAAAGAGGATTCATCATGCAGCAGATATTGCCAGTGAGAATGCAAAGTGAATATGAAAGCGTCATATTTCCATCTCAGATGGAGTGTCTCCTCTCCCTGCTTTCCTCTCTTCGCCTCAGCAGACGCCACGGTGAATTCTTTATGCGTGTTGATGCTGCTGCCTGCCTGCAgtgctgctgcaccacacatACTCTTGTGTTTACTGCCGCTGCCAGTCACTGCCTCCACGGACCATCGACCACCAcaagacacacatttatataattacaTTGGCACCAAGTGGCCTATATGGCAGCgctaaaacaaaaatgatgggGCGTGTTATAAATCATTAGCGCCGTTTCTACTGcatcattctctccctctctcgcagTCTCACTCGCATAGGCTACAGAGCACAGGGCTCAGCCAATCGCGTGCGGGGAGAGTTAAAAATAGGTCATGTTTGAAAGGAAGCCCCCTCGGGGTACTGAAGGCGCTGCTGCAGCACACTGAGATTTTATTGCTGTTCTCAGAGGCTCATCACTGAACAGCCAAACCAGTCAAGGTGGAATCGTCAAGACGTTTCCGCTACTGAGTCACCCAATTAAGATCTGTGTGTCACATACTACATGTTTCCAGTGATACAACCCAGTCTAAATAGTCATGAGTTGaccctcacctctcctctgaAGATGGCTGATAGATAGGGACTCGTATGACGTGTCGGGCGAGAGGCAGAACTCTGTAGGAGGCCTGTCACCCGGCATCAGCGCTTCATTTTGCTGACTGGGGCTGTGTTTCCCACAGGGCCCGACAGAGTCCTGGATCCCCTGCACATGGAGCCCAGAGCCAGCCAGAGACAGCAGGGAgctcagagaggagaggggagcgACTGAGGAGAGGGCAGCTGCAACGCTACTGTGAAAGCAGCCGGCGTTGACTGCAGGTGCAGCTCCGTGCTGCGGGAATCTTTCTTCCTCCGATGGTGAGAAAGTGGGAGGAGATGAGTAAACGTGCGGGTCTTGGCGATGCAAATCAGTTGTTACGGGTAAAATGGGCGGTGGGTGAGAAAATATTGAATGGTAGGAGATGTGACTGTGGAAATCACGGAGAGTGTGAGGTTTATGACTGCTCTGCTCCGGTGAGAGGTTGATCAGGTTCTGGTAGGTCGGAATTTTGACAAGGTTCGACTGATTTATGACTGAGGGCAAATTGAATAAATAGTTGTTCTGAGTTTTGCCTGGGTTTCTGCTATCCTGCACTTGAACTGGTCGGGGGTTCGGGCTGCAGTGAGACGAATCCAGGCTGCTTTTTGAAGTACACCGACTCAGACGCTCTTGGCTTCTCGTGAACTGGCACCATGTGCGTCTGCGGCTGAAGCACTCTGGGCTTGGCGTGCAGGTGGAGCAGGTGTCAGTGCTTGAAGGAGCTTCAAGGAGGATGGGGCAATAGCTGCCCATGGGCGACGGCTGAAGATTAGAAAAGCACAGACTCGTTTTGCTCTTGCCATTAAAGCCAGGCCGGAAGCTTTTAGACTTGCTGCTCTTTTGGTTGATGTACTGCTCCAGGAGACAGCCCAGGTGCTGAGTCTGGGACTGGGATTTGGCTGCAGGACTAAGAACAAAGGGCTGAATGGGCAGCGAGGTTGGCCTCTGGGCTTTACTGTAGCGCACCACTCCATTTTCCAATGAGCATGTACCTTGAAGGAGTTAGAGGATAGGAAGAGATAAACACACTGTCTAGACTCCTAGATTTTAcaccaaacaaaacagatcttataaaaacagcaaacaagGGAAACAACCCTCTCACCACTGCCTTACCTTTGTCAGTAGAATCAGTAGTAGAGCGCTCCTGGTTTGAACTCACAGATGGCTGTGTGGACACAGCACACATGTCTTGGCAGTTACTGCTGTACACTGCTGTACACTTCTTCCTGCAGAGGGCTTGGTCAGTGGAAGTGGTGGCAACCTGGTCATCGTGAGTCTGAAACAGGGAGCCGTCCAACCCAGAGCCGCACGGTGGTGAGGAGAACAGCTTTTCTTTTAGTCCATCAACTTTATCCTGAAGGgaacaaaataaagataaaacaaaaagtatttaGATTGTCACAACGACAAAAGTTCAGCAGTCAGTAAACTGTGGATGTTCGATTCTATTGTTTATTCAAAAAAATACCTTCCTTACTTCTTTGTTGTAATGATTTAAGACGTGCTCAGAGAGAGGGATGTGGCTTCCTTTGCTCAGACCTTCGGGGAAACTAGTGAGACTGGACCAGGCCGGGCTGGGTGACTGGGAGGAAAGGTCACAAGTCACAAGTTTGTAGTACTTCTGGTTGGTCTCCATGGCCATTGTGGTCTGGGTTTGGAGACAGGCAGTCAGGTCGGACACCTCCAGAGAGGAAAGACCCGGGGGTATCAGCTCTAAAGAGTACAGGTTGCAGTTAGAGTCGAGGCCTTGTGGAGACCAGCATGAAGCAGAGGGTGTCACATCGACAAGCTCTTCCTGGGGAGAGCTCACGGTCACATCATGTTGCTGGACGTCCTCAGTGGGAGTCAGCCGCACAGGCTGGAGGTTGAGGAACACAGATCCCTCACAGGACCGAGAGGGGTGAAGTGCAGGGCTGCTGAGGTCGTGAGGTGTGACGGGGCTGTTGCTCCTGTTGTACATCGCGCAGAAGTTCACCAAGACGCCGTCAGAACTGTTACAGGAAGAGTCGCTGATGTCCTCTGTGTTGGACAACAACGCTTGAGAACAACCCTGAGGGCTGTTGTCCTTCAGTCTGTCCGAGTCCTGCTCTCCATAATCAGCGTGCGGCGAGTCCATCAGCTGgtaggggttagggttagagagCCAGTCTTGATCGCTCTTAGTCCCATCATAGCCACGTTCACTATCCAGGTCTCCTTGTGGGGTTGTGCAACTCCTGGCACCACCACTCAGAGGCCAATTTGAGTTTCCATGCAATACAAAAGACGAGTCTTCACGATATCTGTGCAGATTATCACCATCACtgtcttcatcttcctcatctaACTCTGTGCTCGGAAGAAATGAGTTGTGTGACCGCACACTGCCTCGAGCCTctgagttttctttcttttgatcGGAACTCGTCTCCTCCGGTGAGGAGGTGGAGTCGTATCTCCCGCTGCTGTCACTGGtgccctcctcctccgcccGCTCCTCGTTGAGACTGCCGTAACTGCTGGAGAGAGGTCTCCGAACCCCAGCGAAGGCCTGCTCTCGGTTGACGGAGTCTTGCTCCGGTAGAGACACAGCTCTGGTCAGGCCTGCTGTGCAGAGGCGGCCGGACCGTTTGGCCGAGCCGCACAAAGCCTGGACGGGAAGTTGCCAGGTGGGAAGCTGGACCACGGGGAAGTGACACGCAATCAAGGTGTCTCCTGAGAGACTGGACGAGCCAATCATTTTGCTGGATGAGGCTGGACCATGGAAACTGTCTCCACACTCCTTTATGAAATCCTGGAAGAAGAAAGTCAAATTTAAGCGTGATTAATCTgcgttaacacacacacacaaaactacacaaTGAGATGTTAAATGATTCTGTCAGTGTGGAAACATACTTTCAGATGAAACACATAATTGCGATaagatgtttttgaaatgtttcactgtttAGTGAGTGTTTCGGTCCATAAAGTGTGTTTAAAACTGCAGTTAACTTTCAGTTAAAACTTAATCATTTCATAGCAATAAATATTTGAACTGATTATGTTTTAAGCCATATTGCCCACCCCTGACTGCACatattgtaaatgttttgtgtaCAAATCGTGAATTAGTTTTGGGTGCAGCTGCAAAACTGGCTCATTGCCTGAGGGATTCACCTACAGATTTGAGTGGTTTGGTGGAGAAAAAGCTTCCAAACATATGAGGAAAAGATCActgtgaaatgtaaatgcacaACTGCACGTTTACACCACCGTTCctcctgttgtgtgtttgtctgaatcTGGTTCTCAACACACCCAAAGCTTCATAATTCAGTCAACCACtccaaactcctcctcctctccctgcctGGGCCAACCACAGCTCCCTCACACTAACTCAGCTGCTCTGTAACTAGGGCAGCTGCAGTGCAGAGATGCTCCGCTGATTCTGCTCTTGGAGGGAAATATTTCCATTTCCACCTGAGTTTAGGAAAATGCCAAGTTAAAATGCCCCACAtccatgttcacacacacatttctcctgACTGTAGACACTTGAAAATAcggcaataataataagtctGGAAAGTCCACACATGAAAATAATGCGATGATGAGATTCAAggtttagaaaagaaaacaaagtgaataaaGGTGAAATAGAGTCATCAGAAGTGTTACTAGGATACCACCActagttatttatttactagAGTTTCATATTCCCAGTGCTGTGTTGTAAATCAATATTGTTGAATTATGGGAATAAAAACGTCTGATTCAACACAGACGTGAGGCTCCATGTGACTGTTACTGTCTGGAGAATAATGTGTAAACAAGGTAAACATCTGTAGCAGATGACCACAGACATGTAATCCTCTTTAGCATCACAGTGCTGCAATAACAACATCCTCAGACAACAAATAGCACATCGACAGTGTGCTCTCGGGCAGATCCTTTACGAGGATCCTGCTGGATCATAAATAGGCACCGCTAAGAAAATTGGGTTAATCCGATTTTATGgaaaacagtaaacacaaaaacaacagaaccaaGTGGAAGATTAGAATCTAAAAACTTAATTAGTAGTGTGCTTAAAGGTGCATATATAGAGTAAAAGCAATTAATATGTACTTAAAAGACCTTTTTTTATgaaacacatgtttttcatATTGCTTTGAGGTGTAGGGCAGAGGATGAGTGCCTCATAGGTCAACACATCAGTCTAAGTTGGTGTCTTTGTCCTTATACAGTGTATGCAGGTGTGAAGATCAAAGGTATTGTAATGTGTTTAAGTAACTTTAAATTGATGCGTTTATTACTAGggttaaattgttttttttaaatagaccACTTTGCATCGACTCTTGATGTGTCAGCTACTATTTATTGCAAACAGTTCAATAGTTCAATGCGACAAGAAAGTAGGCCAGTGTGACTGATGGGTTCTCTGCACGATGTCTGTGCACAGGAAGTGTGACTTTTCCGTGCTGTCACTGCAGAAAAGTCACGGCAATTCAATGAGCCAAAATCAAACGGCTCAAAATCAAAATGAGGAGAGTCTGactgttgtagttgttgttgttgttgtgatacTGTCATCGCTCAAGTCTCTGTAATGAGACAGCAGCATCACAACTCCTACCttgtaaataagtaaattaaatattaaatatggtTTAAGTAGGACAAGTTTGGGGGTTtggttatatatacatatacatatatatatatatatatatacatatatatatatatatatatagaccaAAGTCTTGTTATCTCAATAAAATGAAACCAGTAGTCCATAAATTTGCTGTTCATGCATTTATGGAAGAACCATCTATTGTAGTCATTTAAGTGAAAAGGGTTCTCGGGAATTGTCATTTCTGTGGACAAAtgattggtcaaaatcactggattggatattggaaagataaaaatggaaaattcaATATACAGTAATACAAAAGTATATAACAATATATCCCTATATAGCACATGTTTCTctgtgcacagactgtaaaatatatatatatatatatatatatatatatattgttgttttttttaaatcagcaaaagcattttagctgtcatgtttgggctgttttattgcttcttttttGGGGAGAACTATATTCATTGCATTGTTGGAGaatgatgcatttgaaatgactcagcacaaatgtgttgttaacagcttcatacgttcataaatggtctaaaaatgactaatgactaaggactaatatcggtatcggtttGTGATCGGACGCAAAAAAGGAATGGTATCTTCCCATCCctataattcacatttaagggaaaaaaaaaaaagcagacaagCTTATTTTGATTGTTAATAAACACTcaaatgtattgattatcaaaacagaTGGTGATGAAATGAGTACTTGATAATGATCAGGTAATCCATCAGTCATTGCTGCAGTGATTTACTTGAAGCTTGACTTTAAAGATTAAATATCACAAATCAATTCGCAGTTGCAGTATGCTGCACGTGTGGATATTAAAATTGCATTTTGTCCACATTTCTCTAAAAGGaagccttcaaaataagagagaGATAAGagatataaacacatataataaatgaaaacaggcGGTCACAGCTGCATCATCTCATCTTCTTGCAGGTGACtttccaaaaatgacacaagcaaacatttctttaaaggaGAATTCATGCAGCGATATCGACGCACCTTTGACGTCAGATGTAGGTCACGTACTGTACTGTAGTAGCTTACAACGAGGATCTGGCACGAGCCCGGTCCGACTCAGAGGACCAGAGTGGCAGCGGCACCCGGTGTCTGTCCCGGTCCCGGCGATAACAGCGTCCTCCTcatgccgccgccgccgccgcctcctcctcctccccctccacagGCTGACGGAGATATTACGTCACATCGGCTTTGACCAATCAGGACGGGGGACGGCCTTGACactcaaaacaaacaggaagagagagaaaaaaaacaaggtaaatAAGGTGAATAAACGTGAATCTCAgcaataaatatatacattaaagcatatattgtttgtttgtttttttgaataccacaatatgtatttattattattaatttattaattgatGGATTATGTTTGTTAGAAGTaagatttatatattttttgtaaatagAGGCAGTACACTTAAATGAATTGTGTCAGATTGTAGCCTTACACTGTGATATGTGCAAGAACAGTAAGAATACACATCGACACGTGTTACAAatagacttaaaaaaacaaactaatgatAAATAATTGAGACCAGAGATGGCTCGTAAGTACACTGCATTAAAACTTTAACAATAACATAAGGTGTCCAGTAAATCCATCACTAATTACATTTAAGTCATAAGATTCTGATATCAGTGCCCATCACTTGTAtctacataaaataataataatttgatattCAGAATTCAACATTTACAAACACCGTTTATCCTTGGGGTCCATTTCATACCAACATACACAATagggaaaaatatgaaaaatcacaataatatcGACCTAAAGTGAGAAAGATTGAACTTGTTAGTTTAATGACTTTATATCATTTCTAAGTACATattgtttctcattttatttcagtAAGAAAATGATATAATTCATTTTTGATGTGAATGAtgtaaatcttttttctttcagagaTGAACGGGGTCAAATCAAACCTGATGATAAAATAACGGTTAACAGacgtatatatacactatatatacactAATGGATACTTCTTACATAGAACTAGACTCTGTAACTGTGAATACTAAAAATACCTAAAATAATGGAGAAAGTACATATAAAGTAAgcacagttaaaaataaataaacacatgttgtcACTGTAACCCCTGCActgtcacatttatattttgCATAACTGAGTCCACGTTATTCATATATTCCATGTTCAGACTTTCCAAAGCTATTCATTGATGCAAGgattgagttctggaaaaagaGACTCAGTTCAGTAAACCTGGTTCAGTTCGCCCTCTAGTGGTGGAAATGCGCAGCAGTCAGCTAATAATCCACTTTCTAGAACAGTCTGTTTCTTCCCTAGATTTACTCTCTTTttcactttccttttcttcttctttttatcagTAAATACTGGATCAAGCTACATATATAAAGATATGCTGTGAGCACAAATCTTTGTGCtcattatttgaatatttttacaaaCTAGGTCATAATTTGGTTTATTAACACAATCAAAAACATCCTCACAATTCCCAATTCCTCTGATTCCTTGGTAAACATACATATActtgttgtattttttgtacatttactcAATTTATTATTTCTCACCAGATTTTCTTAAGGAGAAAAACTTTAATGATTCTAAATTATGTAACAACTGTGAAATGCCAACAACATAAATATCATCACCGGGtcaataaacacagaaaaactataaaaaataaaaaaaattgttttcttcatcttcaaAATAATAGAAGGAACTGTGAGgaatatttttaatatgttttgaatattatcacaattaaagaaacacaaccgacatatatatacagtgttttcCATATATACATAGCTTACaatatgtacaaaataaatatatgaacaaatgaacacacaaacttTGCATGAGCACTTGTATTTTCTTATAAAACAAACTAATCCCGGTATAAACAGGTGGTTTAGTGGTGTTGCGTTTAAGAAATGACATACTTAAAAACACGatcacatgacattaaaaacacgATCACTGCAGatggagcctttttttttttttttactgttcacGTGATTCCCGCTTTTACAGCTTTGTTTGTTGCCTCAGTGCAGAGCTGCGTATCAGATTACTGTAACTCATAAAAACACTTCTGTCTTCCGCTCACACCACAATGTCAGCGTGAAAATGACTGTGACAGGTGACTTCAGTGTCATGTGGGAGACGTTTGTTTTGCAGACAGTTGCCCTGCTGGAGCCATGTTTGTGCACCTCTGCTTTAGTAGGATATCCAGAAGGCACATGTATTTCTCCTGTGAAAGATAAGGAGGAACAGGTTTTATTGCAGTGCAATTAATGTGACCTTATTTTGTCCACTACCATGTGAaaggcacatgcacacaacttTATATCTCAGAATGAATAGATTTGGTTTCATGTCAGtggttaaatgttttttacCTGCAGTATTTGGTGCCGCACTCTGAATGTTCTCTGCAGCTGGCACCAATTGGCTTCATGCTGTTCCAGCGCCACAGCAGTGATCGTTTTGTCCGTGAGAGCAAACCGCCGTCCCATTCCTCAGGCAGAGGCAGAGCGCTGACCTTCAGAGTCAAATACAAGATCCTTTAT
Proteins encoded in this window:
- the LOC122758579 gene encoding iporin, with amino-acid sequence MIGSSSLSGDTLIACHFPVVQLPTWQLPVQALCGSAKRSGRLCTAGLTRAVSLPEQDSVNREQAFAGVRRPLSSSYGSLNEERAEEEGTSDSSGRYDSTSSPEETSSDQKKENSEARGSVRSHNSFLPSTELDEEDEDSDGDNLHRYREDSSFVLHGNSNWPLSGGARSCTTPQGDLDSERGYDGTKSDQDWLSNPNPYQLMDSPHADYGEQDSDRLKDNSPQGCSQALLSNTEDISDSSCNSSDGVLVNFCAMYNRSNSPVTPHDLSSPALHPSRSCEGSVFLNLQPVRLTPTEDVQQHDVTVSSPQEELVDVTPSASCWSPQGLDSNCNLYSLELIPPGLSSLEVSDLTACLQTQTTMAMETNQKYYKLVTCDLSSQSPSPAWSSLTSFPEGLSKGSHIPLSEHVLNHYNKEVRKDKVDGLKEKLFSSPPCGSGLDGSLFQTHDDQVATTSTDQALCRKKCTAVYSSNCQDMCAVSTQPSVSSNQERSTTDSTDKGTCSLENGVVRYSKAQRPTSLPIQPFVLSPAAKSQSQTQHLGCLLEQYINQKSSKSKSFRPGFNGKSKTSLCFSNLQPSPMGSYCPILLEAPSSTDTCSTCTPSPECFSRRRTWCQFTRSQERLSRCTSKSSLDSSHCSPNPRPVQVQDSRNPGKTQNNYLFNLPSVINQSNLVKIPTYQNLINLSPEQSSHKPHTLRDFHSHISYHSIFSHPPPILPVTTDLHRQDPHVYSSPPTFSPSEEERFPQHGAAPAVNAGCFHSSVAAALSSVAPLSSLSSLLSLAGSGLHVQGIQDSVGPCGKHSPSQQNEALMPGDRPPTEFCLSPDTSYESLSISHLQRRGLLRSVSRAVDLIMAHFGSSRDPEEKMRLGNSSCSPTIAGLVLKHLCPSIQRILEDGLKDHNLDLIIGQRRNHCWTVVEVSTRITTCSSTKVLHSLVLKIQQCPHLTSHCMRLRAFLIGLLNLRGLEFWLSLLHSQKNVVTTYYHSWGFLSMSLGRCQPLFQELLLLLQPLSMLPFDLNVLLEPRLLCNRQLFSEEPRVSPPEPSSAFLVTSWPQLRVGRKMERFPDSQQTTSHQNGLRCKESLSPLDSSCTSRHSGGLQDNRSPWLAAVPECWQKEPDLMDGVAEGEDCSQVCTDSWSQISMSTGKEETGSDKDSGSPHVSTCVQVDSPCQRGPRWAKLFGAAVTSTRAETVSQSLVGAKTRRRPSEWLHLDRSHLGLLAQSIKAMKLDPLAAALLQSFLGKLTKDLGYVP
- the LOC122758584 gene encoding liver-expressed antimicrobial peptide 2-like; protein product: MKTLQERIVILSVVLCLICAIQVSALPLPEEWDGGLLSRTKRSLLWRWNSMKPIGASCREHSECGTKYCRRNTCAFWISY